The genomic region GTTACATTAGTTTTAGACTGAAATGTGTTTTAATTCCCCAATTTTCGGTCTCAGTATCTATATCTAAAAAATGATGGTTTTGATCCTTGTATTGTTTATAATTAGTTGATTTTGACCCTTTATATGAAACTTGAGATATTTAGGtatgaaataaatcatgttaaaaaaatacactttaTGTACCTTCACGGTTTTTAACGAAGATTAACCATCGTTTTTTACTGGAACTATTTTGTACcaatattatgataaaaaaagaataccTTAAGATAGTTGGGTCAACGATAAAATTCactaactacaaaaatatacaATGATCAAAATCGatggttttaaaaatatagactgaaatcatttttttaccGAAAACTGAGAAACTTGAGATCGAAACACATTTTAACCTTAGTTTTATTATTAAGCAAAACACTTTCaagtattttgaaaatgagctTCACTAAGGTTGTTGGTTTAAATTTACTATGATTCTATGAACTAGTTTTGCAAACCTCAATGTTCAATTGCAGGATCCCAAGGGCATCTTAGAGGATGATGTATTGCCAGATGGAACCAAAATAAAGGCAGGGGGCATGGTAACTTATGTTCCATACTCTGTGGGAAGGATGGAGTATAATTGGGGTCCTGATGCAGCTTCATTTGTACCTGAGAGGTGGTTCAAGGATAGAGTTCTAAAAACTGAATCTCCATTCAAATTCACTGCTTTTCAGGTAATTTCATCTCTGTTGGTATCTATAATCTATGAGAAGAAACCTAACCTAAGTTGGTATTGTTTGTTTGAACCAAGATGTGTAACAAACAccttagtttaattattttcctttggATTTAAAGGCAGGACCAAGGAATATGCCTTGGCAAGGACTCTGCATATCTTCAGATGAGGATGGGGCTAGCTATTTTGTGCAGATTTTACAAGTTCAACTTGGTGCCAGATCATGTAGTGAAATACAGGATGATGACTATACTATCAATGGCATATGGTTTGAAACTTACCATAGAGAGACGTTCTTGAGATGCTTTCAGGAATACACTTGATTTGTGATTGATTATTATGTATCGCAGCGCATTATTAATTATCACATGTTTCCAGtgatagaataaatttttttataaagatataTGTACTGTTATAACATTATTAAACCCATAAAAAATGGcgtaattaaatctaataatgATGTTATTACGTGGTTACATTAAGAAATATTGTCTTTCGTAatacaaatttatgttttattatataaagaTAGATTAGAAAGCTCATTTAATTTGCTGTAATTTACCTTATCaaagtcaaaataataattattttaaaattataactcgagtatcataaatcataatagtgaaaaataaattattcactCCAAAAAGTTTCGAAAacgttaatttatttataaactgCTACAAATAAATTCACTGCATATAGCCATATACTACTGCTAAAAGATTGTGATCCTAGAAGATTCTAGTATCAAAcaaagatttttatatttttatatttttaagaagacAAAATTCCAGTACGTCTTCTGCCAACTATATGAATTACGTCTAAGATTAGTCTAGTACACGAAGATTACTAGGCAAAATGTTTAAAAAGTAACTGTATTTGGATTGGatagaattaattaataacgtagtatatatatatatatatatatattataaggtGGCttcactaattttttaaaaataagtttatgcAATCCAAAAGTTTTTAACGGAGTTTTTGTCCTTATacaatttttctaaaagaaatccCTATTCGTCaaccttttaaatttttagcttttattatattataataataataatttatttaaaaacttaaataaaatatataatgatcGACTTATTTATATATCATCTGTCAAATAAAGCTTTATAATTTACGATTTTTAAATAGATTGATTTAATAAATGTTAACTAAATCTTATTAGTGGATATATACGAAATCATTATATGCTtttttggttttcaagtttttctttctttctaaatcACATGTATTTTTTGAGACAATATTACTTGAAGCACGAATACATGAAATACAGAcggtataaaaaaatgttaaactattattaaaaatctatttacaAATTTAGTGAAATTATAAGAAGTAGCATCAAATAAAATAAGCATATGTAGcttcttttgtttttagataaaaataagtatatatagCTGCCATTACATTGTTACAGCATTCAGCATCGAGGAAAATTATGTACAAAGTTCAAACGTTTTACCATCAATATCATCGATCGTCGAAGTGAAAACATAACTTTCAAAATcaacattaatttatatttataggaaatggaATGTACGTAGCAGAGACATCAAGTACCTCACAGCTACAATATTTGCCTGAGCCATTTAGAGAAGAAAAGGCTTTGATTTGAAATGGGAGCAAGAGAAAGCAAGTTAAGGAAATGGGTGATGAGTGGTGGAAGTGCTTATTATAAGCGCTTAGAAGGCACTCTATTGGTACCTAAGGGTTATGTTCCAATATGTGTTGGCAAAACTGATGATACTTGCAAGCGGTTTATGGTTCACACTAGAGCACTTCGTGATGCATATTTCAAAGAGCTGCTGGGTAGGTCTGCTGAGGAATATGGTTTTAAGAATGAAGGGGTTCTGAGGATCCAATTCGAAGCTCAAGATTTTGAAGAATGGTTGATCAAAAGGTCCAATTCCAATGAGAAGATTACAAGTAAGAGGAGGGTTAAACCAATTTAACTAATCAAAGACAATTCATTTTCTTGAGGGGCTAGCTTCCTTGTTCATCATTGATTTACATGGATTTTTGTTAGATGAGAGCACTTAATATAGgctaaatatgtaaatgtttattACTAGAAATCATGGATGTAGTTACAacaaattaagaatttaattcaTTACTAGAAATGATGGATGTACTTATTACAAATTAAggagatataaaattaatttgttggtaaaaagagaaaaaaaatataaagaagttTAAATTCTttcactaacaaaaattaatatactcataactatataatatttattaataaaaaaaaccttactacaaattaaaattttaatctattCTTATGCATTTATGATATTCTATTATACCCTAATATGTGATTATAAACAAGTATACGTGGGCATATAACACACAACAAGGCGAGAGTCAGCGATGACTAATCAAAATACCCTTTTATTGTAATTAATGCAAGGTATGAGGATAAATTTTAGAGaaatattaagaacatattttttaacatactctttcaaatataatataatataatataataatttttagaccgataacatatcaaaattgaactcttttttttatttg from Glycine soja cultivar W05 chromosome 16, ASM419377v2, whole genome shotgun sequence harbors:
- the LOC114391048 gene encoding auxin-responsive protein SAUR71-like, yielding MGARESKLRKWVMSGGSAYYKRLEGTLLVPKGYVPICVGKTDDTCKRFMVHTRALRDAYFKELLGRSAEEYGFKNEGVLRIQFEAQDFEEWLIKRSNSNEKITSKRRVKPI